One segment of Vibrio gazogenes DNA contains the following:
- a CDS encoding ATP-binding protein: protein MKLKSYLTLTTIATTSSVVIVMTIAILYLLQNSYQSGLEARGLELARVIAHDPKVIRALRKEVTHSSTDTIRDYIESIRSRTDASYIVVVDQQAIRLSHPDQNRIGKHFIGKDINRVLQTGQSYSTEAKGSLGKAIRNFVPIYDHGKQVGAVCIGYLSERISDIIFHQHIHIGLLIALIYLFGIGTAVAFLLKMKKTFLDYEPEFIVNKFREHGMVFDSIRDAIIAVDHDMNITMINNSAMKLLSMGVLSRYDYQHHPLSHYSIPLSHLVLENQGRFHQEVFSIGKIKYRANLYPIKTAKGLIGHVIVFFTNLTPNELEKEIIYLKNYAELLRSKTHEYSNKLNVLSGMLQIGKYEESIDFIQQETDRYQAVINHIVLSVSDSAVAGLLLAKFNKASEMGVKFTIDVDTTLASYAKQASEKLVTIIGNLVDNALLAAWQNRGMVQPEVTVYLSDRGKHIMLEIQDNGTGVPDEIAEHILEFGVSSKQEDEQNGVGLYLVKQLVDYFHGSIDWERTEQHTTLFSIYLEKKEEAHDDEDPSNVA, encoded by the coding sequence ATGAAATTAAAGAGTTACCTGACTTTAACGACGATTGCGACCACCTCGTCGGTCGTGATCGTCATGACGATCGCAATATTGTATCTGTTACAGAATTCTTATCAGTCAGGTCTCGAGGCCCGGGGGTTGGAACTTGCCCGTGTGATTGCACATGACCCTAAAGTCATTCGGGCCCTGCGCAAGGAGGTTACACATTCGTCAACGGATACTATCCGTGATTATATTGAGTCGATTCGCTCTCGAACCGACGCCTCCTACATCGTGGTGGTTGATCAGCAAGCCATTCGTCTCAGCCATCCGGATCAAAATCGGATCGGCAAACATTTCATCGGTAAAGATATCAACCGGGTCTTGCAAACCGGTCAATCTTACAGCACCGAAGCAAAAGGCTCTCTCGGGAAAGCGATTCGTAATTTCGTGCCTATTTATGATCACGGTAAACAAGTCGGCGCGGTATGTATCGGTTACTTGTCTGAAAGAATTTCCGATATCATTTTTCACCAACATATTCATATCGGTTTATTGATCGCACTCATCTATCTGTTTGGTATTGGTACAGCCGTTGCTTTTTTACTCAAGATGAAAAAGACATTTCTGGATTACGAACCAGAATTCATCGTCAATAAATTTCGTGAACACGGGATGGTCTTTGACAGTATTCGGGATGCCATTATTGCCGTTGATCATGATATGAACATCACCATGATTAATAACAGCGCGATGAAGCTCCTCTCGATGGGAGTATTAAGTCGCTATGACTACCAACATCATCCTCTTTCCCACTATTCCATCCCACTCAGCCATTTGGTGCTGGAAAATCAGGGACGCTTCCATCAGGAAGTCTTCAGTATTGGCAAAATCAAATACCGGGCTAATCTTTATCCGATTAAGACCGCCAAAGGCTTGATTGGTCATGTCATTGTATTCTTCACCAATCTGACCCCCAATGAGCTAGAAAAAGAAATTATCTATTTGAAAAACTATGCTGAACTACTCCGTAGCAAAACCCACGAGTATTCGAATAAGCTCAATGTGCTGTCGGGAATGCTACAAATTGGTAAATATGAAGAATCCATTGACTTCATTCAGCAAGAAACCGATCGCTATCAGGCGGTTATCAACCATATCGTGTTGAGTGTGTCAGACAGTGCGGTGGCCGGCCTATTACTGGCTAAATTTAACAAAGCTTCGGAAATGGGGGTTAAATTTACCATCGACGTTGATACGACATTGGCAAGTTATGCCAAACAAGCGTCTGAAAAACTAGTGACGATTATTGGTAATCTAGTAGATAATGCGCTGCTGGCCGCTTGGCAAAACCGGGGGATGGTACAACCTGAAGTCACCGTTTATCTTAGTGATCGCGGTAAACATATCATGCTGGAAATTCAGGATAACGGGACAGGCGTCCCCGATGAAATAGCAGAACATATCCTAGAGTTTGGTGTCAGCTCAAAGCAGGAAGATGAACAAAATGGCGTTGGCCTGTACCTTGTCAAACAGTTAGTCGATTACTTTCACGGCAGCATTGACTGGGAACGCACTGAACAGCACACCACTTTGTTCAGTATCTATTTAGAAAAGAAAGAAGAGGCACATGACGATGAAGACCCGAGTAATGTTGCTTGA
- a CDS encoding response regulator: MKTRVMLLEDDIRASYTLESTINQHPHFQVVAVSESCADAQIQFNAFQPQLVFVDITLPDGNGLALIQQLRQQAADCHFIMTTAERETTTVEKAVQLGVIDYLVKPIRMSRINQALDDYIQYKQKLISNSTVDQDDIDQLLRKSPIQPIRQTPKGIDATTLESLKALLYQEQLHDFSADDISERMSFSRITARRYLEYLESEGVLRLVLNYNTGGRPRRLYQMIK, from the coding sequence ATGAAGACCCGAGTAATGTTGCTTGAAGACGATATTCGAGCCAGCTATACCTTGGAATCAACAATCAACCAACACCCTCATTTTCAGGTCGTTGCTGTCAGTGAAAGTTGTGCAGATGCACAAATCCAGTTCAATGCATTTCAACCACAACTCGTGTTTGTTGATATTACGCTCCCCGATGGCAATGGTCTGGCATTGATTCAGCAACTTCGTCAACAAGCAGCCGACTGCCACTTCATTATGACGACGGCTGAGCGTGAAACCACCACCGTTGAAAAAGCCGTCCAACTCGGGGTTATCGACTATCTGGTGAAACCGATTCGCATGTCGCGCATTAATCAGGCACTTGATGACTATATTCAATATAAACAAAAGCTTATCAGTAATTCAACCGTCGACCAGGACGACATCGATCAGCTACTCCGGAAATCCCCCATTCAGCCGATTCGTCAGACCCCAAAGGGGATCGATGCAACGACACTGGAATCATTGAAAGCGTTACTTTATCAGGAGCAGTTACACGATTTTTCCGCCGATGATATCAGCGAACGCATGAGTTTCAGCCGTATCACCGCCAGACGCTATCTGGAATATCTTGAATCTGAAGGCGTGTTACGCCTAGTACTCAACTACAATACCGGTGGCCGACCAAGGCGTTTGTACCAGATGATAAAGTAA
- a CDS encoding putative bifunctional diguanylate cyclase/phosphodiesterase, with translation MVMKYIAFANVAVGIFLLIYSMKPTYQIGRTGQASRWKILITLLFIFVLGYLSVLITLVDRPMNPYLLTISLILLGASLFITLLVSQSRNILYQLNRSAQDEQYHSLHDSLTSLANRKYLFSSLQTLVQSKQLFSLLLIDLNNFKQINDGLGHYFGDKFLISVANLLQENTKQYGRLYRMGGDEFALILLGNDDDTILSVVDDIHDALHAPVKVMTYSMKTSASVGITKYPHNGHEVSNLLKQADLAMYDSKKKHKLYTFYHDQLGSDSYKKLKLSIKLAEALRNDVFELHYQPIIRSQTQSIASLEALLRWPQEDGSFIEPGDFIPIAEKSALISVLTQWVIHRATQDLNVLRAHGFHGSLHINLSAKDFQDDEVVNQLRALRQAGQVQTDDLVFEITETAVFENIEKAKCVIHKIHALGFRFSMDDFGIGYSSLVILRELPISQIKIDRSFVSEYHQKESNRTIIYALIRLAQDLNLSVVAEGVEVCSVEQALGEIGCHYTQGFLRFPPEPLHHLLYNEQFRNHLEPMLLEPSQQ, from the coding sequence ATGGTCATGAAATATATCGCCTTCGCGAATGTCGCTGTCGGCATTTTTCTACTGATTTACAGTATGAAACCCACCTACCAGATTGGTCGCACAGGACAAGCGTCCCGCTGGAAAATACTTATCACGTTGCTCTTTATCTTTGTTCTTGGCTATCTTTCCGTGCTTATCACACTAGTTGATAGGCCGATGAATCCCTATCTGTTGACGATTTCACTGATTCTCCTCGGTGCCAGTCTTTTTATTACCTTGCTTGTCTCACAGTCCCGAAACATACTCTATCAGCTCAATCGCTCAGCTCAGGACGAACAGTACCATTCTTTACACGACAGTCTGACTTCACTGGCAAACCGTAAATATCTATTCAGTTCGCTCCAAACCCTCGTTCAATCAAAACAGTTGTTTAGCTTATTGCTGATTGACCTGAATAATTTCAAACAGATCAATGATGGTTTGGGCCACTATTTTGGCGATAAATTTCTGATTTCAGTTGCCAATCTGTTACAGGAAAACACCAAACAATATGGTCGGTTATATCGTATGGGTGGCGATGAGTTTGCACTGATCTTGCTCGGTAATGACGATGACACAATCCTCAGTGTGGTTGATGACATTCATGATGCGCTTCACGCCCCAGTGAAAGTGATGACTTACTCGATGAAGACATCAGCAAGTGTTGGGATCACCAAATATCCACATAACGGGCATGAAGTTTCCAATCTGCTGAAACAGGCAGATTTAGCCATGTATGACTCGAAGAAAAAACATAAACTTTATACGTTTTATCATGACCAACTGGGTTCCGATTCTTATAAAAAGCTCAAACTTTCTATCAAATTAGCTGAAGCACTCAGAAATGACGTTTTTGAACTGCATTACCAGCCGATTATTCGCAGTCAGACACAAAGTATTGCCAGTCTCGAAGCCCTGCTGCGTTGGCCTCAGGAGGATGGTAGTTTTATCGAGCCGGGGGACTTTATTCCCATTGCTGAAAAAAGTGCGCTGATTTCCGTACTCACACAATGGGTGATCCATCGAGCCACTCAGGATTTAAATGTCTTAAGGGCACACGGTTTCCATGGCAGTCTCCATATTAACCTTTCAGCCAAAGACTTTCAGGATGATGAGGTCGTCAATCAACTGCGTGCTCTGCGTCAGGCAGGACAAGTACAAACGGATGATTTAGTGTTTGAGATTACCGAAACTGCGGTGTTTGAAAATATTGAAAAAGCGAAGTGTGTCATTCACAAAATACATGCACTGGGTTTTCGATTCAGTATGGATGATTTCGGCATCGGTTATTCTTCTCTGGTGATTTTACGTGAATTACCAATTTCTCAGATTAAGATTGATCGCTCGTTCGTTTCCGAATACCACCAGAAAGAATCTAACCGGACCATCATCTACGCGTTGATCCGGTTAGCACAAGATTTGAATTTAAGTGTTGTTGCCGAAGGTGTAGAAGTTTGCAGTGTCGAACAAGCATTAGGGGAAATCGGATGCCACTATACACAAGGGTTTCTTCGTTTCCCACCGGAGCCGTTACATCACTTATTGTACAACGAACAGTTCCGGAACCATCTTGAACCCATGCTTCTGGAACCATCTCAACAATGA
- the glpD gene encoding glycerol-3-phosphate dehydrogenase, with protein MDVITPNQENRLLDLIIVGGGINGAGIAADAAGRGLSVGLYEAQDFASATSSSSSKLIHGGLRYLEHYEFRLVAEALAEREVLLKKAPHVARPMRFRLPHRPYLRPAWMIRCGLFLYDHLGKRTTLPASHKVNLAKSGLLKPEMKTGFEYSDCWVDDARLVVLNILAAQENGAEVSNYCRVERAVRENDIWRVTIYDQQSDTRFERYAKALVNAAGPWVKQFFDDGLSTASPRNIRLVKGSHIVVPRIHHEEQAYILQNKDNRIVFVIPYMDDFSIIGTTDVEYHGDPRQVEIDDEEQNYLIDIVNQHFVRQLSREDVIWSYSGVRPLCDDESSSPQAVTRDYTIELEQTGDQAPLLSVFGGKLTTYRKLGEAAMNKLEPYFEQMGKSWTANVPLPGGYFSCTREQLGESLRASYPWLSQKQAFRYAVQFGTYTRKMLSDVNRLEDMGRCFAEGVYQREIDYMIDCEFVRTSDDFLWRRTKLGLYLNQGEQQAIAQYITTRCTDTSVTDQFKAG; from the coding sequence ATGGATGTAATAACACCCAATCAAGAAAATCGTCTGCTGGACTTAATTATTGTCGGTGGCGGCATCAATGGTGCCGGAATCGCTGCTGATGCTGCCGGACGTGGTCTGTCCGTCGGACTTTATGAAGCGCAAGACTTTGCCTCTGCAACCTCTTCATCCAGTTCTAAACTGATTCATGGAGGATTGCGTTATTTGGAACATTATGAATTTCGTTTAGTCGCAGAAGCCCTTGCCGAACGGGAAGTGCTGCTCAAAAAAGCGCCTCATGTGGCTCGCCCGATGCGTTTTCGATTGCCGCACCGGCCTTATTTGCGGCCAGCATGGATGATTCGCTGCGGACTATTTTTATATGATCATCTCGGGAAACGGACCACACTGCCAGCCAGCCATAAAGTGAATCTGGCTAAAAGTGGATTATTAAAACCCGAAATGAAAACCGGATTTGAGTATTCGGACTGCTGGGTCGATGATGCTCGTTTAGTGGTTCTGAATATTTTAGCTGCGCAAGAAAATGGTGCAGAAGTGAGTAATTACTGTCGGGTTGAACGCGCTGTGCGCGAGAACGACATCTGGCGTGTTACGATTTATGATCAGCAATCGGATACACGCTTCGAACGTTATGCGAAAGCGCTTGTCAATGCCGCCGGACCTTGGGTGAAGCAGTTCTTTGATGATGGTTTATCGACGGCATCACCGCGAAACATTCGTTTGGTGAAAGGGTCGCATATTGTTGTCCCCCGGATTCATCATGAAGAACAGGCGTATATATTACAGAATAAAGATAATCGAATTGTGTTTGTCATTCCTTACATGGATGATTTCTCAATCATTGGCACCACTGATGTAGAATATCATGGAGATCCCCGCCAGGTTGAAATTGACGATGAAGAGCAGAACTACTTAATCGATATTGTCAATCAGCACTTTGTGCGGCAGCTATCTCGTGAGGATGTGATTTGGTCATACAGTGGCGTACGCCCATTATGTGATGACGAGTCAAGTTCACCTCAGGCGGTGACCCGAGATTATACCATTGAACTGGAACAGACCGGTGATCAGGCACCGTTATTGTCAGTGTTTGGCGGTAAGCTGACGACTTATCGTAAACTGGGCGAAGCGGCGATGAATAAGCTTGAGCCGTACTTTGAACAGATGGGAAAATCGTGGACCGCGAATGTGCCACTTCCAGGCGGTTACTTTAGCTGTACCCGGGAACAGTTGGGTGAATCATTACGCGCCAGTTATCCATGGCTGAGCCAGAAACAGGCATTTCGCTATGCGGTTCAATTTGGTACCTACACTCGGAAAATGTTATCTGATGTCAATCGCTTAGAAGACATGGGACGTTGTTTTGCCGAAGGTGTCTATCAACGGGAAATCGACTATATGATTGACTGTGAATTTGTGAGAACCAGTGATGACTTCTTATGGCGCAGAACGAAACTGGGATTGTATCTCAATCAGGGAGAGCAGCAGGCCATAGCACAATATATTACAACCCGATGTACTGACACATCAGTCACTGACCAGTTTAAAGCTGGGTAG
- a CDS encoding DeoR/GlpR family transcriptional regulator, whose amino-acid sequence MKQIPRHQKIIELVKKHGYISTDELVARFHVSPQTIRRDLNELADENKIRRYHGGATVPISSENDSYTTRKSHNYSEKDHIAEALVKHIPNHATLFIDIGTTPEAVARALSRSHQQLRIVTNNLNVASLLLSKPDFNVILAGGEVRNRDGGIIGEATLDFIQQFRLDFGILGISGIDFDGSLLDFDYHEVRVKQAIIENSRSVFLAVDHSKFGRNAMVKLGNISQINTLFTDKQPPPEILSILESSQVSLEVAGTSSQQTEQAVPDSSPLA is encoded by the coding sequence GTGAAGCAAATTCCGAGACATCAGAAAATAATAGAACTGGTCAAAAAACATGGTTACATCAGTACCGATGAATTGGTGGCACGCTTTCACGTTAGCCCACAAACGATTCGTCGTGATTTGAATGAGTTGGCTGATGAAAATAAAATCCGTCGTTATCATGGGGGCGCGACGGTACCTATCAGCTCGGAAAATGATTCTTATACGACCCGCAAGTCACATAACTATTCTGAAAAAGATCATATTGCCGAAGCATTGGTGAAGCATATACCGAATCACGCCACACTGTTTATTGATATCGGGACAACCCCAGAAGCGGTTGCGCGCGCATTGAGCCGAAGTCATCAACAGTTGCGCATCGTGACAAATAACTTAAACGTGGCAAGTCTTCTGCTTTCAAAGCCGGACTTTAATGTCATTCTGGCTGGTGGTGAAGTGCGTAACCGCGATGGTGGGATTATCGGGGAAGCAACGTTGGACTTTATTCAGCAGTTTCGGCTTGATTTCGGTATTCTCGGGATTAGTGGGATTGATTTTGATGGGTCTTTACTGGACTTTGACTACCATGAAGTTCGTGTCAAACAGGCGATTATTGAAAACAGCCGAAGTGTATTTCTCGCGGTCGATCACTCTAAATTTGGTCGCAATGCAATGGTCAAGCTCGGTAATATCTCCCAAATTAATACCCTGTTTACTGATAAACAGCCGCCACCGGAAATCCTTTCTATTCTGGAATCTAGCCAAGTGTCTTTAGAGGTCGCGGGGACGTCATCTCAACAAACCGAGCAAGCCGTTCCAGATTCATCTCCGTTGGCTTAA
- a CDS encoding NPP1 family protein, whose translation MPKYKRHYGLTLSISLLLCSTANADDFSKLDQALPASTDAYSIAPVFDFDTDGCLPSAGISRTGQQNGGLKPSGGLTSGCRDSNFLNLSNTYHRYACKINGSDQYCAHFYALYFLKDQILNGIQSGHRHDWENVVIWTKNGTVTHGSYSAHGNLTTRSVSELDTNGKHIKFVYHKDGLLTHAFRFSKTGEVAENPYGYFVTPDIVSWYTMYGDQVSNDTLRNQLNRYDYGSANVPVKDGSFLSNLNRGKPDSYPQFSAADVVRSR comes from the coding sequence ATGCCGAAATACAAACGTCATTATGGTTTGACTCTTTCCATATCACTGTTACTTTGCAGCACAGCTAATGCCGATGATTTTTCTAAACTGGATCAAGCGCTGCCGGCATCTACCGATGCCTATTCAATCGCCCCAGTGTTTGACTTCGATACCGATGGCTGTCTGCCAAGTGCCGGCATCAGCCGTACCGGTCAACAAAATGGCGGGTTGAAACCCTCCGGCGGCTTAACCTCTGGCTGTCGGGATTCCAACTTTCTCAATTTATCCAATACTTATCATCGTTATGCCTGCAAAATCAATGGCTCAGATCAGTATTGCGCTCATTTCTACGCTCTCTATTTTCTTAAAGACCAAATTCTCAATGGTATCCAAAGCGGTCACCGTCATGATTGGGAAAATGTGGTGATCTGGACTAAAAATGGCACCGTGACACACGGAAGTTACAGCGCCCACGGTAATCTGACCACTCGATCGGTTTCTGAGTTAGATACCAATGGCAAACACATCAAATTCGTTTATCACAAAGATGGCCTCCTGACGCATGCATTCCGGTTCAGCAAAACCGGTGAAGTCGCTGAAAACCCGTACGGCTACTTTGTCACACCTGATATTGTCAGTTGGTATACCATGTATGGTGACCAAGTCAGTAACGACACTTTGAGAAACCAACTCAATCGTTATGACTACGGATCAGCCAATGTGCCCGTCAAGGACGGGAGTTTCCTGAGTAACTTGAATCGCGGCAAACCCGATAGTTATCCGCAATTTTCCGCTGCAGATGTTGTTCGTTCCCGTTAA
- the glpT gene encoding glycerol-3-phosphate transporter: protein MFGVFKPKAHIEPLPREQIDGVYTRLRWQLFIGIFVGYAGYYLVRKNFSLAMPFLIEQGFSRGDLGVALAAVSIAYGLSKFLMGSVSDRSNPRYFLSAGLVLSACVMLCFGFMPWATGSITAMFILLFLNGWFQGMGWPACGRTMVHWWSRKERGELVSVWNVAHNVGGGLIGPIFLLGLWLFNDDWHTAFYVPALFAILVAILIWVTLRDTPQSCGLPPIEAYKDDYPEDYDQSYEKEMSAKDIFFKYIFNNKLLWSIAVANAFVYLIRYGVLDWAPVYLKEAKDFTVDKSSWAYFLYEWAGIPGTLLCGWISDKVFHGRRAPAGILFMVLVLLAVLVYWLNPAGYPSIDMLALIAIGFLIYGPVMLIGLYALELAPKKAAGTAAGLTGLFGYLGGAVAANAVLGYTVDHFGWNGGFIILVGACIAAIICLIYAFIGERKVHRDKQVQALV from the coding sequence ATGTTTGGAGTTTTCAAACCAAAGGCTCATATTGAGCCACTTCCCCGTGAGCAAATTGACGGGGTTTACACACGATTACGCTGGCAACTTTTTATCGGCATTTTCGTGGGTTACGCGGGTTATTATCTGGTGCGAAAAAATTTTAGTCTGGCCATGCCATTTCTGATTGAACAAGGATTCAGTCGCGGTGATTTGGGGGTTGCACTGGCTGCGGTTTCTATTGCCTATGGCTTGTCTAAGTTTCTCATGGGGAGTGTTTCTGATCGCTCAAATCCTCGCTATTTCCTCAGTGCTGGTTTAGTGCTTTCAGCTTGCGTCATGTTGTGTTTCGGTTTCATGCCGTGGGCGACCGGTAGCATTACCGCCATGTTCATTTTGTTGTTTTTGAATGGCTGGTTTCAGGGGATGGGGTGGCCAGCCTGTGGCAGAACGATGGTGCACTGGTGGTCACGCAAAGAGCGTGGTGAACTCGTTTCGGTATGGAATGTTGCACATAATGTCGGTGGCGGACTGATTGGCCCGATCTTTCTGCTGGGATTATGGCTATTTAATGACGACTGGCATACGGCATTTTATGTCCCGGCACTTTTCGCGATATTGGTGGCGATTCTGATCTGGGTGACGCTCAGAGATACACCCCAGTCGTGTGGTTTACCCCCCATTGAAGCGTATAAAGATGATTATCCCGAGGATTATGATCAATCGTATGAGAAAGAGATGAGTGCGAAAGATATTTTCTTCAAATATATCTTTAATAACAAACTATTATGGTCAATCGCGGTGGCAAATGCTTTTGTCTATCTGATCCGTTACGGCGTACTCGACTGGGCTCCGGTTTATCTGAAAGAAGCAAAAGACTTTACGGTTGATAAATCATCGTGGGCTTATTTTTTGTATGAGTGGGCCGGAATTCCGGGGACCTTATTGTGCGGATGGATTTCCGATAAAGTTTTTCATGGCCGTCGCGCTCCTGCCGGCATTTTGTTTATGGTATTGGTGTTGCTCGCAGTACTGGTATATTGGTTGAATCCTGCTGGGTATCCGAGTATCGATATGTTGGCGCTGATTGCCATTGGCTTTCTCATTTATGGCCCCGTCATGTTAATTGGGCTTTATGCACTGGAACTGGCTCCCAAGAAAGCCGCGGGAACCGCTGCCGGACTGACCGGACTGTTCGGTTATTTGGGGGGAGCTGTCGCTGCAAATGCCGTTTTAGGGTATACCGTTGATCACTTTGGCTGGAATGGCGGATTTATCATCCTGGTTGGCGCATGTATCGCCGCGATAATCTGCCTGATTTATGCCTTTATCGGTGAGAGAAAAGTGCACCGAGACAAGCAAGTGCAGGCATTGGTCTAG